A genomic stretch from Helianthus annuus cultivar XRQ/B chromosome 1, HanXRQr2.0-SUNRISE, whole genome shotgun sequence includes:
- the LOC110935635 gene encoding uncharacterized protein LOC110935635, with the protein MPPRRVLRTRTVNPPPPPPMPTNEAELNALIEQRIAQAIALYEASRVEQSGGIGGSGGQGQGGSSGGTNNTGCTFKQFLDCKPLNYDGTGGTVAYVRWTEKTDSTIRMSRCSANQQVTFVTCLFLNEALTWWNLQVQTLGDNAAYALTWEELKERMRDKYCSRAELQKLENEFWNLTMVGADITGYTQRFHDLSRVIPYLVTPEYKRIERYIWGLSDKIRSLVTAAKPTTITQAVTIAVSLTEDGVRMKIFGEKGDDKKETHAESSNRGKRNYSNFKKGTRATNDTGPKKYAGTLPKCERCKYHHLGDCRVVKCDKCGKNGHRAESCWGTGNNTGSGSGFDNKNGNGNGRGQGCFGCGSKDHYKKDCPKENQARGRSFVIGAKDARQDPNVVTGTFLLNDHFASILFDTGADFSFISIEFKNILGLEPSKLDVPYSIELANGRLIETGEVVKECTLELGEQKFNIDLLPIELGSFNVVVGMDWLSNNRAEVVCHEKIIRLPLPNEETLVIHGEKRDTPLRIINCMKAQKYLRKGYIAFLAHVVDKKADGPKLTDIPVVKEFPEVFPEDLP; encoded by the exons ATGCCACCAAGGAGAGTCTTACGGACACGGACAGTTAATCCACCCCCACCTCCACCGATGCCTACAAACGAGGCTGAATTAAATGCACTAATAGAACAGAGGATCGCCCAAGCTATCGCACTGTATGAGGCATCCCGTGTCGAACAAAGTGGTGGCATCGGCGGATCGGGAGGCCAGGGTCAAGGCGGTAGTTCAGGTGGAACAAATAATACGG GGTGCACAttcaagcagtttctggactgcAAGCCACTCAACTACGATGGCACAGGCGGTACTGTGGCTTACGTGAGATGGACTGAGAAAACGGATTCCACAATCAGAATGAGCAGATGTTCCGCTAATCAGCAAGTCACTTTCGTTACTTGCTTGTTTCTTAACGAggcccttacatggtggaacttacaagtgcaaacttTGGGTGATAACGCTGCTTATGCGTTAACTTGGGAGGAACTGAAGGAACGTATGAGGGATAAGTACTGTTCTCGTGCTGAACTCCAGAAGTTGGAGAACGAGTTTTGGAACCTTACCATGGTCGGAGCTGATATCACGGGATATACGCAAAGGTTTCACGATCTGTCCCGCGTGATTCcttatcttgtgacaccagaataCAAGCGTATCGAACGCTACATCTGGGGACTTTCTGACAAAATTCGAAGTTTGGTTACTGCAGCTAAACCCACGACTATTACTCAGGCTGTGACTATAGCCGTGAGTCTTACTGAAGACGGGGTCAGGATGAAAATATTCGGTGAGAAAGGTGATGATAAAAAGGAAACACATGCCGAGTCTTCCAACCGTGGGAAGAGAAATTACTCGAATTTCAAGAAGGGAACCCgcg CCACAAACGACACTGGTCCTAAGAAGTACGCTGGTACTTTACCTAAGTGTGAGCGATGCAAATATCATCACTTGGGTGATTGTCGGGTTGTCAAGTGTGACAAGTGTGGCAAGAATGGCCACCGTGCTGAATCATGTTGGGGAACGGGAAATAATACTGGATCGGGAAGTGGATTTGATAACAAGAATGGGAACGGGAATGGTCGTGGTCAAGGATGCTTTGGATGCGGAAGCAAAGATCACTACAAGAAAGATTGTCCTAAAGAAAACCAAGCTCGTGGTCGATCTTTTGTGATTGGAGCCAAGGATGCGCGCCaagaccctaatgtggtcactggtacgtttctcCTCAATGATCATTtcgcatccatattatttgatacCGGAGCCGATTTTAGTTTTATCTCTATAGAATTTAAAAATATTCTGGGCTTGGAACCTAGTAAGCTAGATGTTCCATATTCTATAGAATTGGCTAACGGTAGACTAATAGAGACGGGAGAAGTTGTTAAGGAGTGTACCTTAGAACTTGGCGAACAAAAATTCAATATCGATCTCTTACCCATTGAATTGGGTAGTTTCAACgtagtggttggcatggattggctatccaacAATCGAGCCGAAGTCGTCTGCCACGAGAAGATAATTCGACTACCACTACCGAACGAAGAGACACTTGTTatacatggagagaagcgtgacaCCCCATTACGGATCATCAATTGCATGAAAGCACAGAAATACCTACGGAAAGGTTATATTGCCTTTCTAGCGCATGTTGTAGACAAGAAGGCCGATGGGCCGAAGTTGACGGATATTCCGGTAGTAAAAGAAtttcctgaagtctttcctgaagacttgccatGA